ACCGACTCGGTGAACTTCATGGCGGGTAACCTGACGGCCCAGGTGCGCAACATCGCCGAAGTGACGACGGCCGTTGCCACGGGTGACCTGTCGCGGAAGATCACGGTGGACGTGAAGGGTGAGATTCTGGAGCTGAAGAACACCGTGAACATCATGGTGGACCAGCTCAGCTCGTTCGCGTCGGAAGTGACGCGGGTGGCCCGTGAGGTGGGCACCGAAGGGAAGCTCGGTGGACAGGCGGACGTGAAGGGCGTGGCCGGGGTGTGGAAGGACCTGACCGACTCGGTGAACTTCATGGCCGGTAACCTGACGAGTCAGGTGCGCAACATCGCGGACGTGACGAAGGCGGTGGCGGCCGGGGACTTGAGCCGGAAGATCACGGTGGACGTGAAGGGCGAGATCCTGGAGCTGAAGAACACGGTCAACACGATGGTCGACCAGCTCAGCTCGTTTGCGGCAGAAGTAACGCGGGTGGCTCGTGAAGTGGGTACCGAGGGGAAGCTCGGCGGTCAGGCCGATGTCCGCGGAGTGGCTGGTACGTGGAAAGACCTGACCGACTCCGTGAACGGTATGGCACGCAACCTGACGAGTCAGGTGCGTAACATCGCGGACGTGACCAAGGCTGTAGCGGCCGGTGACCTGTCGCAAAAGATCACGGTGGACGTCCGCGGGGAAATTCTGGAACTGAAGAACACGGTCAACACGATGGTGGACCAACTGCGGTCGTTCGCGTCGGAAGTGACGCGGGTGGCCCGCGAGGTGGGCACCGAAGGGAAGCTCGGTGGGCAGGCCGATGTTCGTGGAGTGGCCGGTACGTGGAAGGACTTGACGGACTCAGTGAACTTCATGGCGGGTAATCTGACGTCGCAGGTGCGGAACATCGCCGAAGTGACGAAGGCCGTGGCTCTTGGGGACTTGAGCCGGAAGATCACGGTGGACGTGAAGGGCGAGATCCTGGAGCTGAAGAACACGGTTAACACGATGGTCGACCAACTGCGGTCCTTTGCCGGTGAGGTGACGCGGGTGGCCCGTGAGGTGGGTACCGAAGGGAAGCTCGGTGGACAGGCTCAGGTCGAAGGGGTCGCGGGCACGTGGAAGGACTTGACGGACTCCGTCAACGGCATGGCGGGTAACCTGACAGCCCAGGTGCGCGGGATTGCGAAGGTCGTGACGGCCGTTGCGAACGGTGACCTCCAGCGCAAGCTTACCGTGGCCGCGAAGGGTGAAATCGCGGAACTCGCCGAGACGATCAACGAGATGATCGGGACGCTCGCCACGTTCGCCGATCAGGTGACTACGGTAGCCCGCGAGGTCGGCGTCGAGGGGCAATTGGGCGGGCAGGCGAAGGTGCCCGGCGCGGCCGGGATCTGGAAGGCTCTCACGGAGAACGTGAACCAGCTCGCCGCGAACCTGACGACTCAGGTGCGCGCGATCGCGGAGGTCGCCACCGCTGTGACGAAGGGCGACCTGACGCGGTCGATCACCGTTGAGGCGCAGGGCGAAGTCGCGGCGCTCTCGAACACCATCAACGAGATGATCCGGAACCTCCGCGACACCACCCAGAAGAACACGGAGCAGGACTGGCTGAAGACGAACCTCGCCAAGTTCAGCCGCATGCTCCAGGGGCAGCGCGACCTGACGAACGTGGGGCGCATGGTGCTCTCGGAACTGTGTCCCGTGGTCGCGGCGCAGCACGCGGAGTTCTACGTGTTCGACGGGGCCACCGAGACGCCGCAACTCAACCTGCTCGCGAGCTACGCCTCGGAGGGTCGGGAGTCGAGCGGCAAGCGGATCGGATTGGGGCAAGGGCTGGTCGGTCAGTGCGCGATGGACAAACAGAAGATCCTGCTCGACAACCTCCCGCCGGAGTACATCCGCATTTCGTCCGGCCTCGGTTCGGCTTCGCCTCGCAGCGTGCTCGTGTTGCCGCTCATCTTCGAGGGCCAAGCCCGTGGCGTGCTCGAACTCGCCTCGCTCGGCGGCTTCAATCCCACGCACCAGGCGTTCCTCGAACAGCTCACCGAGTCCATCGGGATCGTGCTCAACACGATCGAGGCGAACATGCGAACGGAGGGGCTGCTGAAACAGTCCCAGTCGCTCGCGCAACAGCTCCAGACGCGCCAGGAAGAACTCCAGAAGACGAACGAGGAACTGCAAGAGAAGTCGCACTCGCTGGCCCAGCAGAACCAGGAGGTCGAGCGGAAGAACACGGAAGTCGAACAGGCCCGGCAAGCGCTCGAAGACAAGGCCAAGCAGCTCGCGCTGACGTCGAAGTACAAGAGCGAGTTCCTCGCGAACATGTCGCACGAGCTTCGTACCCCGCTCAACAGCCTGCTCATTCTCTCCGACCAATTGTCCAAGAACCCCGACGGAAACCTGACGCCCAAACAGCAGGAGTTCGCCAAGACGATTCACTCGTCCGGGAACGACCTGCTCATGCTCATCAACGACATCCTCGACCTCTCGAAGATCGAGTCGGGTACCGTGGTGGTCGATGCCAGCGACCTGCGGCTCGACGACCTCCAGGGGTACGTCGACCGCACCTTCCGTCACGTCGCGGAGAACAAGAACCTGGAGTTCCGGACGCACTTCGATCCGCGGCTCCCGCGCAGTATTTACACGGATGCTAAGCGGCTCCAGCAGATCATCAAGAACCTGCTCTCGAATGCGTTCAAGTTCACGCACCACGGCGAGGTGACGCTCACGGTCGCACCGGCCGAGGGCGGGTGGAACCGCGAGAACGAGGACTTGAACCGCGCCGCGGGGGTGCTCTGCTTCGCGGTGGAAGACACCGGCATCGGCATCCCGTCGGACAAGCAACTCATCATCTTCGAGGCGTTCCAACAGGCGGACGGGAGCACCAGCCGCAAGTACGGTGGGACGGGCTTGGGTTTGGCGATCAGCCGCGAACTCTCGCGGTTGTTGGGCGGCGAAATTCGACTGTCGTCGATCCCGGGCCGCGGGAGCACGTTCCACTTCTTCCTGCCGCTCACCTACACGCCGTCGCGCCCCGCCCGAAAGGGAACTGCGATGAGCGAATCCGGGGCCACCAATGCCGGCCCGCAGGCCCGCATCGAAGGGCCGTTCGCGGGTGTCGGCACCTATGCTCGCACAGCACCCGCGCTGTTAGCAGGTCTATCGGAACCGGAGCCGGAAGCCCCCGAACAACTCGTCAACGAGTACGGGGACGACCGGGACGACATTCGTGCCGGGGACCGGGTGCTACTGATCGTCGAGAACGATATCGGGTTCGCTCGGTTCCTGCTCGACTCGGCCCGCGAGAAGGGATTTAAGGGATTGGTGACTTCTCTCGGCGCTTCGGCCCTGGCGCTCACGCGCGAGTACGACCCGGACGCGATCTCCCTTGACCTCCACCTCCCGGACATCGACGGCTGGCGCGTGCTCGAGCGGTTGAAGAAAGACCCGGCCACGCGGCACATCCCGGTGTGCGTCATCAGTACCGATGATTCGCGCGACCGGGCGCTCGCGTCCGGGTGCCTCGCGTTCCTGGACAAGCCGATCCAGAGCCGCGAGGTTCTCGACGGGCTGCTCGACCACCTGACCGAGTACACCGGGCGCCCGGTCCGGCACCTGCTCGTTGTGGAACCGAACCCGGCGCGCCGGGAACAGATTCAAACGCGACTCGCCGACCCCGAAGTGCTCATCACCGCCGTCTCTGATATTGGCGCGGCCCGGAGTGCCGTGTCCGACCGGCCGACCGACTGCGTCGTACTCGGTCCCGGAACCGGGGACGCGGTCGAGGAGCTTCTCGGCGCCCGCGGGCCGTTCGCCCGTACCGATCGGGTGGCCTCGCGGATGCCCGTGATTGTGTACACGGACGGGACCGAGGGGGGGCCGTCCGATGCGGCCCTCCGGCGCGCGGACGACGTCTGCACCGTCCGCAAGGCGCACTCGCCGGCCGTCCTGCTCGACCTCGCGACATTCTTCCTCCATCGGCCGCTCGCGAAGTTGCCGGAAATCCAGCGCCACCAGCTCAGCGAACTGGACCAGACGGACAAGATCCTCGCGGGCCGCAAGGTGCTGATCGTGGACGACGACATGCGGAACATTTTCGCGCTCTCGACGATCCTCGAAGAACACGACATGGTGATCGTGTCCGCCGACAACGGCCGGGACGCGATCCGGATGCTCCAGACCGACCCCGGGGTGGAAATCGTGCTCATGGACATCATGATGCCCGAAATGGACGGGATGGAGACGATGCGCGAGGTTCGCAAGATCCCAAACCTGAAAAATCTGCCGATCGTGGCGGTGACGGCCAAGGCCATGAAGGGCGACCGGGAGAAGTGCATCGAGGCCGGGGCGTGGGACTACCTGTCCAAGCCCGTGGACCCCGAACAGTTGCTCGCTGTGTTACGGGCGTGGTTGCACCGCTGATGTTTGGTCATTCGTCCCTGGTCACGCGGGTTCGGTCCGCCGTCGGTTCGGGTGCTGATCCCGAATGTCGGTTGACCAAACTCCGGTGACCAATCACTATGGACCGATGACTATGGACCCACGACCCATGACCGCGACCGGCGAACCAACGAACGTCCTGGTGGTTGATGATTTGCCGGAGAAGATTCTGGTTTATCGCACCATTTTGGGAGAGCTGAACCAGAACCTGATTACCGCCGGGTCCGGCGAAGAGGCGCTGCGCGCGGTGCTCGCCTACGACTTCGCGGTGATCCTGCTCGACGTGCAGATGCCCGGCATGAACGGGCTGGAAACCGCGTCACTGATCCGCCGACGGAAGCGCTCGGCCCACACGCCGATCATTTTCCTGACCGCGTTCGCCGACGAGGTACGGGCGACCGAGGGGTACGCGCAGGGCGCGGTGGACTACATCACCACCCCAGTGGTACCGGCGATTCTGCGTGCGAAGGTGCGGGTGTTTGCCGACCTGTACCGTATGACCCAGCAGGTGCGCCGACAGGCCGAGGAGCGGATCGCGCTGGCTGAGGAGCGCACGCGGCGGGCTGCCGCCGAAGAAGCCAACCAGCGCCTCGCGTTCCTGACGCACGCGGGGGCGGTGTTGGCCGGGTCGCTCGACCAGAGCGTGATCGCCCAGGACGCGATTCGACTCTCCCTCTCGTACTTGGCCGACGCCGCGGTGCTCGTGACGGTTCCTGTAGACGGCCGGGATTCGCGTGTTCTTCGGGGGCGGAACAGTTCGAGTGGTTCCATTTTGGAAACAGATTTGGAACGCGCCGTACTGGGTCATGAACTCGACAGTGCGGTGGACCAGGCCACCTCCGAGAACGCGACCATTCCGCTCTCGGAGACGGTTCTCGCCGTCCCGCTGCGTGTGCGCGGGCAGGTCACTGCTGTTCTCGGGCTTTCGCGCCAGCAAACCGGGCGCTCGTTCCCCGCGGCCGACATCGCCGTTGCCGAAACGCTCGCGTCCCGGGTCGCGATGGCGCTCGAAAACGCTCGGCTCTACCACGAGGTTCAACAAGCCGACCGCCAGAAGAACGAGTTCCTTTCGATGTTGGCCCACGAACTGCGGAACCCGCTCGCACCGATTCGGAACGCCACCGAGGTTCTGAACCACGACGGGATCGACGCGGACCGCATCCGGTGGGCACATGGGGTTATCGACCGCCAGTTGACCCACCTCGTTCGGCTCGTGGACGACCTGCTCGACGTGTCCCGGATCACGCTCGGGAAGATCCGGCTCGCGGTCGAACGGGTCGATCTGGAGACTGTGGTCACGCAAGCGGTCGAAGCCGTGCGTCCCCTGGTCGATAAGTTCCGCCACCAACTTGCTGTCGCGTTCCCCGGTCACCCGGTTCACGTTCAGGGCGACCCGACGCGGCTGATTCAGGTGTTCGCCAACCTGCTCAACAACGCGGCCAAATACACCGAACCGGGCGGACGTATCGATCTCACCGTTGAGGTCAAAGTGCCGCCAGCGGGCGACGGCTCACCCGTTCCCGCACTCGCGGAGGTCCGCATCCGGGACACGGGGGTGGGAATCGCGCCCGAACTGCTCCCGACCGTGTTCGACCTGTTTACCCAGGCGAGCCGTTCCCTCGACCGGTCGCAGGGCGGATTGGGCATCGGGCTGACGCTCGTTCGCCGATTGGTCGAGATGCACGGCGGGTTCGTCGAGGCACGCAGTACGGGCATCGGGCACGGGAGCGAGTTTACGGTCTTCCTCCCGGTCGCGGAAACGCCACACGCGCCGTCACCGATCGAGGCGCCGAGTGGGGCACACAATCAGAATGAACCCGCGCCGCTCCGGATCGTCATTATCGATGACAACACCGATGGGGCCGAGAGCTTGGCCGATCTGATCGGGCTGCTCGGTCATCAGGCCCGGACCGCATACGACGGTCCGACGGGAATCGACGTGGTTCGGGCTTTCGAGCCGGATATTGTTCTGCTCGACATCGGCTTGCCGGGCATGGACGGCTTCGAGGTGGCGCGTCGGCTTAGGAGCGATCCGGTTACTCGGGGCGCCACACTCATTACCATCAGCGGGTACGGCCGCGACGAAGATCGCGCGCTTTCTCGGGAAGCCGGGTGTGCGTACCACTTCGTGAAGCCGGTCGAGATTCGTTCACTCCAAACGATGTTCTCGGCACTGCGGTCCTCAATGCACAGCGGCACTCACGCGAGCTAAGTCGAAGTTTTCAAACCGAATGCGCCGACTTGAGGCATTCGGACGCCTTTGTGTGGGCAGTGTCTTGTACTACACAAACTGATCCCACTCTGATTGCACATATTTGATACGCGGATTCTACGCCGTAACTTCACACATTCACACATTCACTTTTTTGATACAGCGATTACGTTTAACTGTGCTGCAATGAAGGCATTTGAGCTGCACCGGGTCGTTTGCGGCCCGCGTCCCTATTTCCGAACACCCGAGGTCAGTACATGACTCCTCCTGCGAGTCGCCGGTCGGCATTTACGCTGATTGAACTGCTGGTTGTGATCGCCATCATCGCCATCCTCATCGGCTTGCTTTTGCCCGCGGTTCAGAAGGTGCGCGAGGCCGCCGCGCGGATGTCGTGCAGCAATAACCTCAAGCAAGTGGGCCTGGCGCTCCACACTTACGAATCGGCCAACGGGTACTTCCCGACCAGTGGCGAAGGGAACAGCTCGACCGTTGGTGCGAACGGCCCAAGTACCTGGATGGACGTTCAATCGACCATGACGCAGATCCTGCCGTACATTGAGCAAGATAACGTCTACAAGAACATCAATATCAGCAACCGATACAACTGGACCGGTAACGCGGCCGCGTTCAAGGTCAAGGTCAAGACGTTCCTGTGCCCGTCGAACGGCGCCTCGCAAGACGACCCCGAGGGGTTCGGCCAAACGGACTATATGCCCGTCGCCTACGTTGATATTGACCGGTCCACTGGTGTGCGCTGCACGGTCGGTGGCACGTGTGCCACGGAACGCGTCTCCGCTCTGTTGACGCTCCATTACGGTGCGGCGCCCGACCTTGCGGTTTCGGTCACGACCGCGAACCCGACTCACCTCTCGTACTACACGAAGATGAGCCCGCGCCGGGTGACCGGGGTGACAGACGGGACCAGCAACACGGTCGCGATCATTGAGGACGTGGGCAAGAACCACGAGTCGCTCTCGCCGTTCATGAAGGCTAACTACGCGGACAACTGCTCCGACTGCTCGAACAAGTCCCCGACCGGCCTGCGGAACAACTACCGCTGGGGGGAGCCGGACAGCGCGAACGGCGTCTCCGGGCCTCACAACGACGGGGCGAACAAAGTGGCCCGGCTGAACAACAACGCGTCCCCGAAGGGCGGTCCGACGACCTGCCCGTGGTCGAACAACAACTGTGGCCCGAACGACGAGCCGTTCAGCTTCCACAGTGGCGGTGTGCAAGCCGTGTTCGGCGACGGTCACGTTCAGTTCCTCCGCGATTCGATCTCGTTCCAGACGCTTCGGGCGATCATGACCGCCGATGGCGGTGACATCGCTAACTTGGATTGAGTACCTCGCGAGCTTTCCAATCCGGCCACCGACCATAGTCGGTGGCCGGGTGTTTTTCTCGACCCAACTCGGAGTTTTCATAATGCGTGGTCTCATCCTTGCCGCTGCGATTACGGGGCTCTCCGTCGGGTGCGGCGGTGAAGTAAGAAGCCCACTCGGTGAACGCGCGATTGTCAAAGGGAAGGTGACGATATCCGGTCAGCCCGTTACTCGCGGCACTGTCGTCTACACCCCAACGGAAGATAACAAGGCCGACGAGCAAACCGGGCAAATCCAATCCGGGGAGTACACGACTTCCGTTTTCCCCGGGAAGTACAAGGTCTCGGTCACCGGGAATGGGTCCGTCCCGGCCAAGTACAAATCGGCCCAGTCTTCCGATGTGACCATCGACGTGCCCAAGGGCGGGAAGACCGACGCGGACATCGATCTGAAGTGATCCCCGCTCCGGCCGGTGGTCCGGTTGTTCGCCCTCACTCGGACGACCGGTCGTCTTTTTCATTGTGTTTTCTTGTCATCGGCTCGTTCGCCCAGGTACGATCGGGACATGAGCGGCGCCCGTCGCTCACACCTCCCGACGCCCGCGTGACCGCCGATGAACAACGAAACGCCGCCCACCGGGACACTCGCCCCGGCGCTTTGGAGTTGCCCTGCGTGCCGTGCGAGTACCAGCGAGCAACCGGGGGGCTGCCCGAACTGTGGGGCCGCACTCGAGCGCAGCGCGTCACCCACGGAACCGGACCTCTCCACCCGGGAACGACGCACCCTCACTCGCCTACTGTGGTTGGGCTTCGTGCTCGGGGTGCCACTTGTGGCCCTCGGGGTACTGAACGCGGTTAGCCCGGGAAGGCCGGTATCCGCGGCGCTGGGTGAGCGCGAGTTCCTGCTCCTCCAGGCGGTTTTGTGTACCCCGCTTGTGTTTGTGTGTGCCGCACCGATCTTCCGGCGCGCGTGGCGATCGATTCGAACCCGCCAACTCACCCTCGATACTCTTCTGGGACTAAGCACCGGGGCCGCGTTCGTTTACAGTTCAGTGGCCGTTGTGTACGCCTGGTCCGGCGCACAACCGCTGCAAGCGCGACCGAATACTACGGAACTCCGTCCCGAACTGGAGGGCGGCGTTCAGGCTGTGGCCCCGACTCAACACGGAACGGTCGATCCGTTCTTCGAGAGCACGGGGATGATCGTTCTTCTCGCGCTCGTGGCTCGGACGCTGGAATTACGCGCTCGCGACCGCGCGACGGCCGCGCTCCAACAACTCGCTCCACTGGTATCGAGAACCGCCCGGCTCCTGCTCCCCAACGGTACCGAAGAGGAGCGGGACGTCCAACTCGTGCGCCCCGGCGATCTCGTGCGGGTTCGTGCCCACGAGCGCGTTCCCGTGGACGGCGTTATCCGAGAGGGAATTTCCACGATCGACGAATCGATGCTCACAGGTGAATCGACGCGCGCGGAGCGGGGACCGGGTGGGCACGTGCTCGCCGGGAGCGAAAACGGCCTGCGCCCGCTCACCGTCGAAGCCACTCGCGCTGGTTCCGATACGGTCCTCGATCAGGTTTTGGGGCTAATCGGCCGGGCGCAACAGCGCCGTACCGCGTTCCAGCGCGCTACGGACCGGCTCGTGGCGTGGTACGTTCCTGCGGTGCTCGTAATCGCCTTCATTACATTCATCGGATGGGCCAGTTTCGGTCCCGCGGGTGCGTCTCTGACATACGCGACCGTCTGTGCGGTCGGTGTGCTCGTTGTGGCGTGCCCGTGTGCGGCGGGGCTGGCCGGGTCCGTGGCCGTAGTGCTCGGCATGCGCCGGGCCACGCGCGCCGGGGTTCTGTTCCGCGACGCCGCAGCGCTGGAGCGGCTCGGTGCCATCGACACCGTGGTGTTCGATAAGACCGGAACGCTGACCGAGGGCAAACCGCGCTTGGTCGAAGTCGTTCCGAACATCGGCGTCACAGAGAGCCAGGTTTTGGGCTTGGCCGCCGCGGTCGAACGCGGGACCGAGCACCCGCTGGGGCTGGCGATCGTCTGGGAGGCAGTAAACCGCAAACTCGAACTGGTTCCGGCCGCAGACGTGGTGGGCGTACTCGGGAAGGGCGTTCGCGGGTCCGTCGCCGGGGAGCAGGTGTCGGTCGGGCGCCTCGGGTTCATCCAGGAGTGTGGCGCTCACAGCGAACTGATGCTCGGTGAAGCCGGTACGCACCGCCAGCGCGGGCACGTCGTCGTGTTCGTGGGCGCGGGGCGGCGGTGTGCGGGGCTGATTGTTTTCGCCGACTCGCTCCGCCCCAGTGCGGAAGAGGCGGTTGCGGATCTTCGGGCTGCAGGATTAAGGCTGCTATTGGTCACCGGGGATCATGCCGAAACCGCGAATGGAGTTGCCCAAACGATGGGGCTTGAGGAAATGGTGGCGGACGCGCTCCCGGTCGAGAAATTCGCTATCGTGCAAAAACTGAAAGGCGAGGGGCGCGTGGTGGCGATGTGCGGCGACGGGATCAATGACGCCCCGGCCCTCGTCGCGGCGGACGTGGGAGTCACGCTCGCGAGCGGCGCGCGGACCGCGATCAGCACGGCCGGGGTGACGCTGGTGCGCTCGGACCTTCGGGCACTGGGGACCGCGCGGGAACTGAGCCGGGCAACAGTACGAACGATCCGCAGGAACCTGATCCTCGCGTTCGCTTTCAATGTGTTCGCGATCCCGATCGCCGCCGGCGTGTTGGTTCCGGTCGGTGGTGGGCTCATCAACTCCGTTTGGAGCACCGCGGCGATGAGTATCGGCACCATCGCGGTGCTGGCGAATTCGATGCGGCTCGCACTTTATCCCGTTGGTAAATGACCGGTACGGTCCTCAATCGGCTCGTGCCGCGGCCACGACCCGTTTGCCCGACAGCATTCGGACGCCGATGTTGAGGAGCATCACGACCGTCACGAGTACAAACGCCGCGGTCCACGCGAGCTGGATCTCCGGCGACCCCGGCGCGTACTTCGCGAAATCGTAGATGTAGAACGGGAGGAACGGGGTCGAATCCAACGGGGTTCGGGGCATGTACTGCGACCCGCCCGCGGTCAGAATGAGCGGCGCCGTTTCACCCGCGATGCGCCCGACCGCGAGAAACACCCCCGTGACGATTGCCGGAAGTGCGGCCGGGAGGAGCACCTTCACCACCGTCTGCCACCGGCTCGCACCGAGCGCGTAACTCGCTTCCCGCAGACTGTTCGGCACCAGCCGCAGCGCTTCCTCGGTGGCCCGGATCACGACCGGGAGCATCATCACACCCAGCGCGAACGCGCCGGCCCAACCGGAGAACTGACCGCGCGAGGTGTTCATCCACACCGGATACACGAACATCGCGTACCCGAAGATCCCGATCACAATCGATGGCACCGCACCGAGTGTCTCGGCCACGAATCGGAGCGGTGCGACGAGTCGGTTGTTCCTGTACTCGGCGAGAAACACCGCGGCCAACACACCCACCGGCACCGCGAACGCGGTCGCGAGCCCCACGAGGATGCAGCTCCCGTAAAGTGCGTGGGCGAGTCCGCGTCCGGAGGTGTCATTGGGGAGTTTCGTGAAGAAGTCCCAGTTCACGCCTCCGGCCCCGCGAACGGTGATGTACCCGAGGATCAGGAACAGCGGGATCACCGTCAGTAACTGACACAGCGCCAGTACCCCCCGCATGACGCGGTCCGAGCGTTGGGCCTTTTTGCGACTGGCGGAGAGTTCTTCCGCGGTGCGAGCCGGTTGCCCGGTTTGGCCCTCGGCCAGTTCGATCGACCGGTTGCGGTGGGAGTGGGGCTTCGACATCCACCGGACCACGATCCGGGCTGAAAAATTCATTACGAGCGTGATGCCTAGAAGCAGCAACCCGAGGGCGACGAGTGCCCCCTGCTTCACGCCGGGCGGGGCTTCAAACAGTTCCTTGGCGATCACGCTGGGGATCGTGTCGCCGGTCCCGTTCAGCCGGAAGTCGAGGTACTGTGAATTAGCGATCACCATTGTGACGGCCATCGTCTCGCCGATCGCGCGCCCGAGTGCCAGGAAGCACGCGGCGATCACGCCGGGACGGGCGTAGGGCAGCACGACGCGCCAGATCGTTTGCCACCGCGTCGAACCGAGTGCGAGCGCGCCCTCGCGCTGCGACCGCGGGACCGCCTGCATCACGTCGAAGCTGACCGCGGTGATATACGGCAGGATCATGACCGACAGCACTAACCCGGCCGCCAGAATCCCCTGGCCGGACGCGACGTTCGGTAACCCTAGCGCATCGAAGAACGGTGCGAGCCCTTGTTTCGCCAGGAACTCGCGGCCCCAGAACCCGTACACGACGCTCGGAATGGCCGCGAGGAGTTCGAGCAGGAACGCGCACACTTTCCGCACCCGCGGCGGTGCCAGTTCCGAAAGGTAAGCGGCGGCGCCGACCCCGAGCGGTACCGCGACCAGCATCGCGATCAGGGACGTGACGACCGTGCCATAAATGAACACCAGCGCCCCGTACTCGTTACCGTCCGGGAACCACTTGGTGCTCGTCAGCAGCCGGTATTTGCCCGGTTCGGACAGGACCGGCCACGCCTTGTACACGAGAACGGCGATCAGTGCGGCCGCGACCGAGAGCACGAACCCGCCGGCAGACTGACACAGCCAGCGGAACACGAAGTCGCCGCGGGACGGTGGGTGCGATTGGTGTGCGGTCATGTGGGCCTTGCTCGAGGTCCGGACTTGCAGTCGAAGGGCGCCCGGGGCGGCGTGTGCCCCGAGCGAATGGTGGGTGACCGTCGACGGATTACTCGAACGTCACTTGTCCGAGCTTCTCCTGG
This region of Gemmata massiliana genomic DNA includes:
- a CDS encoding heavy metal translocating P-type ATPase, with translation MNNETPPTGTLAPALWSCPACRASTSEQPGGCPNCGAALERSASPTEPDLSTRERRTLTRLLWLGFVLGVPLVALGVLNAVSPGRPVSAALGEREFLLLQAVLCTPLVFVCAAPIFRRAWRSIRTRQLTLDTLLGLSTGAAFVYSSVAVVYAWSGAQPLQARPNTTELRPELEGGVQAVAPTQHGTVDPFFESTGMIVLLALVARTLELRARDRATAALQQLAPLVSRTARLLLPNGTEEERDVQLVRPGDLVRVRAHERVPVDGVIREGISTIDESMLTGESTRAERGPGGHVLAGSENGLRPLTVEATRAGSDTVLDQVLGLIGRAQQRRTAFQRATDRLVAWYVPAVLVIAFITFIGWASFGPAGASLTYATVCAVGVLVVACPCAAGLAGSVAVVLGMRRATRAGVLFRDAAALERLGAIDTVVFDKTGTLTEGKPRLVEVVPNIGVTESQVLGLAAAVERGTEHPLGLAIVWEAVNRKLELVPAADVVGVLGKGVRGSVAGEQVSVGRLGFIQECGAHSELMLGEAGTHRQRGHVVVFVGAGRRCAGLIVFADSLRPSAEEAVADLRAAGLRLLLVTGDHAETANGVAQTMGLEEMVADALPVEKFAIVQKLKGEGRVVAMCGDGINDAPALVAADVGVTLASGARTAISTAGVTLVRSDLRALGTARELSRATVRTIRRNLILAFAFNVFAIPIAAGVLVPVGGGLINSVWSTAAMSIGTIAVLANSMRLALYPVGK
- the pstC gene encoding phosphate ABC transporter permease subunit PstC → MTAHQSHPPSRGDFVFRWLCQSAGGFVLSVAAALIAVLVYKAWPVLSEPGKYRLLTSTKWFPDGNEYGALVFIYGTVVTSLIAMLVAVPLGVGAAAYLSELAPPRVRKVCAFLLELLAAIPSVVYGFWGREFLAKQGLAPFFDALGLPNVASGQGILAAGLVLSVMILPYITAVSFDVMQAVPRSQREGALALGSTRWQTIWRVVLPYARPGVIAACFLALGRAIGETMAVTMVIANSQYLDFRLNGTGDTIPSVIAKELFEAPPGVKQGALVALGLLLLGITLVMNFSARIVVRWMSKPHSHRNRSIELAEGQTGQPARTAEELSASRKKAQRSDRVMRGVLALCQLLTVIPLFLILGYITVRGAGGVNWDFFTKLPNDTSGRGLAHALYGSCILVGLATAFAVPVGVLAAVFLAEYRNNRLVAPLRFVAETLGAVPSIVIGIFGYAMFVYPVWMNTSRGQFSGWAGAFALGVMMLPVVIRATEEALRLVPNSLREASYALGASRWQTVVKVLLPAALPAIVTGVFLAVGRIAGETAPLILTAGGSQYMPRTPLDSTPFLPFYIYDFAKYAPGSPEIQLAWTAAFVLVTVVMLLNIGVRMLSGKRVVAAARAD